The following proteins come from a genomic window of Candidatus Hinthialibacter antarcticus:
- a CDS encoding M67 family metallopeptidase, with protein sequence MQSPVVKVPESVVVPPSFLQKIIDQAEAAAPNECCGVLGGKGSVVTSVYPIENDLCAPDRFNGNPEALFCAVRKMRKANEDMIGVFHSHPSSPPTPSQRDREDNHYPGLFYFIISLASDEPEVRCYVMTDEGEFESVSMI encoded by the coding sequence ATGCAAAGCCCAGTGGTAAAAGTTCCTGAATCGGTAGTTGTGCCTCCGTCGTTTTTACAGAAAATAATAGACCAGGCCGAAGCGGCCGCCCCCAATGAATGCTGTGGGGTTTTGGGCGGAAAAGGCAGCGTTGTCACATCGGTCTACCCGATTGAGAATGACCTGTGCGCCCCCGACCGATTTAATGGCAACCCCGAAGCGCTGTTTTGCGCCGTGCGTAAAATGCGCAAGGCCAATGAGGATATGATTGGGGTCTTTCACTCGCATCCCTCATCGCCGCCGACGCCCTCGCAACGCGACCGCGAAGACAATCACTACCCTGGATTGTTTTATTTCATCATCTCGCTGGCGTCTGATGAGCCTGAGGTGCGTTGTTATGTGATGACGGACGAGGGCGAGTTTGAGTCAGTCTCGATGATTTAG
- a CDS encoding phage terminase large subunit, whose product MMKDETPSIEPQDAQRHLHDLEEEMERVKHCLDEESDLLDSKVQGLHRLFLSYISGYFSAAAKLLPGRSKPEPTPPEEPLESKINRWKSDVVLFAKEALDIELFDHQKQLCQSEKRTVMLIAGRGAGKTQASMVAALFHALQENQIVLVVSSSQRMSSEFGSRLIFLISGSPIKEFAASMSSRAIELNNGSSIKFLPANPATIRGYHPKKGGTGGVTIILDEACFMENGKQVRKAVEYALITTSKKNGKLYIVSSPSSAASWVYGYVQNAKGAKSDIEVIQCASSANPLISSKELDRLRQNKNELEFRAEVLGEWVEGACGLFKGLIEPNRQPRFALPPQAVYALGADLALSFSPNHDRSVLAVVAQYQTGFDLEPKYAIVDLKVFETASDRDLRESAQALIETYNIECAAVEQYQGKSLAEYCASQNVEVELVAPSVQRQQIAFHAMHALLKQKRLALPDDLDPAFFEELKAFEYRRGPHGGAQFGHPLSGGMHDDTVYAVAWALDALRNRAASEGGNASAEVGVVIDFLPGA is encoded by the coding sequence GCAAGACGCCCAGCGCCATCTCCACGACCTCGAAGAAGAAATGGAGCGCGTCAAACATTGCCTCGATGAAGAAAGCGACCTGCTCGACAGCAAAGTCCAGGGTCTGCACCGCTTGTTTTTGTCGTACATCTCCGGCTACTTCAGCGCAGCGGCCAAACTGCTGCCCGGACGCTCCAAACCCGAACCCACGCCGCCAGAGGAGCCTCTCGAAAGCAAAATCAACCGCTGGAAGAGCGACGTCGTATTGTTCGCAAAAGAGGCGCTCGATATCGAATTGTTCGACCACCAAAAGCAATTGTGCCAATCCGAAAAACGCACAGTGATGCTCATCGCCGGACGCGGCGCGGGCAAAACCCAGGCGTCCATGGTCGCGGCCTTGTTTCATGCGCTGCAAGAGAACCAAATCGTGCTGGTGGTTTCCTCCAGCCAACGCATGAGTTCCGAATTTGGCTCGCGGCTGATCTTTCTCATCAGCGGCTCCCCGATCAAAGAATTCGCCGCGAGCATGTCGAGCCGGGCGATTGAACTCAACAATGGCTCGTCGATCAAATTTCTGCCCGCCAATCCGGCAACCATCCGGGGCTACCACCCCAAAAAAGGCGGAACGGGCGGCGTTACCATCATTCTTGACGAAGCCTGCTTTATGGAAAACGGCAAGCAGGTACGCAAAGCGGTTGAATATGCGCTCATCACTACATCCAAGAAAAATGGAAAACTCTACATCGTGTCCTCGCCCAGTTCGGCGGCGTCTTGGGTGTATGGCTATGTTCAGAACGCGAAAGGCGCCAAATCCGACATCGAAGTGATCCAATGCGCCAGCAGCGCCAATCCGCTCATTTCGAGCAAAGAACTCGACCGCCTGCGCCAAAACAAAAACGAGTTGGAATTCCGGGCGGAGGTGCTGGGCGAGTGGGTCGAGGGCGCCTGTGGGCTATTCAAGGGATTGATCGAACCCAACCGTCAGCCGCGTTTTGCGCTGCCGCCGCAGGCGGTCTATGCCCTCGGGGCTGACTTGGCGCTGTCATTCAGCCCCAATCACGACCGCAGCGTACTCGCGGTGGTCGCGCAATACCAAACCGGTTTCGACCTGGAGCCGAAATACGCTATCGTCGATTTGAAAGTGTTCGAGACGGCGTCTGACCGTGATTTGCGCGAATCCGCCCAGGCATTGATTGAGACATACAACATCGAATGCGCCGCCGTTGAGCAGTATCAGGGCAAGTCACTTGCGGAATATTGCGCTTCGCAGAATGTGGAGGTCGAACTGGTCGCGCCGAGCGTCCAGCGTCAGCAAATCGCGTTTCACGCCATGCACGCGCTGCTCAAACAGAAACGCCTGGCGCTGCCCGACGATCTTGATCCAGCCTTCTTCGAGGAACTCAAGGCTTTCGAGTACCGCCGCGGCCCTCATGGAGGCGCTCAGTTTGGCCATCCTCTCAGCGGCGGGATGCACGACGACACCGTCTACGCCGTCGCTTGGGCGCTGGATGCGTTGCGAAACCGGGCCGCTTCTGAGGGGGGCAACGCAAGCGCTGAAGTGGGCGTTGTCATTGACTTTTTACCGGGAGCGTGA